Proteins from one Streptomyces sp. NBC_00289 genomic window:
- a CDS encoding transposase: MCFEDEAGFTRRPPKGRTWGRRGRTPVVTVSGRRSGRLSVAGLIAMRPGSRTRLCHRLRTHPAGKGKRRSMGERDFIALIDGVHHLLKAPIVLVWDRLNTHVSHAMRELIAEREWLKVFLLPAYSPDLNPVEWVWAHVKRSLANLAVVALDRLQTLVRNRLKRLQYRPDTLDGFIAGTGLTLDNPASP; this comes from the coding sequence ATCTGCTTCGAGGACGAAGCGGGTTTCACCCGCCGACCGCCCAAAGGGCGAACCTGGGGCCGGCGCGGCCGCACCCCGGTCGTGACGGTCAGCGGCCGCCGCTCGGGGCGCCTGTCGGTGGCCGGGCTGATCGCCATGCGGCCAGGCTCACGAACCCGGCTGTGCCACCGCCTGCGCACCCACCCCGCAGGCAAGGGCAAGCGCCGCAGCATGGGCGAGCGCGACTTCATCGCGCTGATCGACGGCGTCCACCACCTCCTCAAGGCGCCGATCGTGCTGGTGTGGGACCGGCTCAACACCCACGTCTCCCACGCCATGCGTGAACTGATCGCCGAACGTGAATGGCTCAAGGTGTTCCTGCTCCCCGCCTACTCACCCGACCTCAACCCCGTCGAGTGGGTATGGGCGCACGTCAAACGGAGCCTGGCCAACCTCGCCGTCGTCGCCCTCGACCGGCTCCAAACCCTCGTTCGCAACCGGCTCAAACGCCTCCAGTACCGGCCCGACACCCTCGACGGCTTCATAGCCGGCACCGGCCTGACCCTCGACAATCCAGCGTCACCCTGA
- a CDS encoding winged helix-turn-helix domain-containing protein — protein sequence MRMRAAELFEQKIKPPEVARRLRVSLKSAYRWHQLWRDGGREALTSRGPSGSRCRLSPRCLEKLAGYLEQGPAAHGWVEDQVWTAARVATLIGRKFHLSYSVSGATRLMHRLGFSPQVPARRIAERDEQAVTAWKETTWAEIKEPGRPAEATSASRTKRVSPADRPKGEPGAGAAAPRS from the coding sequence ATACGGATGCGGGCAGCCGAGTTGTTCGAGCAGAAGATCAAGCCGCCGGAGGTTGCAAGGCGCCTGCGGGTGAGCCTGAAATCGGCTTACCGATGGCACCAGTTGTGGCGGGACGGAGGTCGTGAGGCTCTGACCTCGCGTGGCCCGAGCGGGTCGCGATGCCGTTTGTCACCGCGCTGCCTGGAGAAGCTCGCCGGGTATCTCGAGCAGGGACCAGCCGCGCATGGATGGGTGGAGGACCAGGTGTGGACCGCTGCTCGGGTGGCCACGCTGATCGGCAGGAAGTTCCACCTCTCCTACAGCGTCTCGGGAGCCACCAGGCTGATGCACCGGCTCGGCTTCAGCCCACAGGTCCCCGCGCGGCGGATTGCCGAACGCGACGAGCAGGCCGTCACCGCGTGGAAGGAGACGACCTGGGCGGAGATAAAAGAGCCCGGGCGGCCTGCGGAGGCTACATCTGCTTCGAGGACGAAGCGGGTTTCACCCGCCGACCGCCCAAAGGGCGAACCTGGGGCCGGCGCGGCCGCACCCCGGTCGTGA
- a CDS encoding ATP-binding protein, whose translation MTPPTTTPPRQSQRAASDQPRLFDLPLEHGPTAPAAARHQARPVLASWGLTQTQVYDTLLVISELVTNAITHAAPPSPCTCRPPQHAASYTSASATAAPSPPPPPGQPPGPETNTAAAPPSSTPSPTRPAPTQTPTPAGLINHWANLTAA comes from the coding sequence ATGACTCCCCCCACCACCACACCTCCCCGACAGTCGCAACGCGCAGCATCCGACCAGCCGCGCCTCTTCGACCTGCCGCTGGAGCACGGGCCGACCGCTCCGGCCGCAGCACGTCACCAAGCCCGCCCGGTCCTGGCCTCCTGGGGCCTCACCCAGACACAGGTCTACGACACGCTGCTGGTGATCTCCGAGCTGGTCACCAACGCCATCACCCACGCGGCACCCCCGTCACCCTGCACCTGCAGGCCGCCACAGCACGCGGCCAGCTACACGTCCGCGTCAGCGACGGCGGCCCCCAGCCCACCCCCGCCACCTGGGCAGCCTCCCGGCCCGGAGACGAACACAGCCGCGGCACCACCATCATCAACGCCCTCACCCACCAGACCGGCGCCCACACAGACCCCGACCCCCGCAGGCCTCATCAACCACTGGGCAAACCTGACCGCCGCCTAA